One Micromonospora sp. WMMD812 genomic window carries:
- a CDS encoding ISL3 family transposase, whose protein sequence is MRSARVWAGLLGVEQAVVEGVEFDPDESVVVARVRVRKGASRRCPYCRRRCARYDAGVRRRWRALDLGTVRAVIEADAPRVSCRVHGVVVAAVPWARHGAGHTRAFDATVAWLAVHTAKSAVSQLMRVGWRTVGSIVARVWADTGGLEDRYDGLRRIGIDEVSYKKGHRYLTVVVDHDSGRLVWAAPGRSATTLQAFFDLLGPERAAKITHVSADGADWITTVVRRRCPNAVRCADPFHVVAWATDAVDRVRRQAWNETTGRGAGRRGVATGEARELKNTRWALWKNPDNLTDAQQAKLAWIAKTHPRLHRAWALKEGLRLVFTLARTSPTTAVEALDRWIGWARRSRIDVFVDLQRRVTRHRDQIIAAIEHGLSNGRIESVNTKIRLITRMAFGFHSAEALIALAMLSLGGHRPELPRP, encoded by the coding sequence GTGCGTTCTGCCAGGGTATGGGCTGGGCTGCTCGGGGTCGAGCAGGCGGTGGTGGAGGGTGTGGAGTTCGATCCGGACGAGTCGGTGGTGGTGGCTCGGGTGCGGGTGCGTAAGGGCGCGTCGCGGCGGTGTCCGTATTGCCGGCGGCGGTGTGCCCGTTATGACGCTGGGGTGCGTCGTCGGTGGCGGGCGTTGGATCTCGGGACGGTGCGGGCGGTGATCGAGGCGGACGCGCCTCGGGTGTCCTGTCGGGTGCATGGGGTGGTCGTGGCGGCGGTGCCGTGGGCGCGTCACGGGGCGGGGCACACACGGGCGTTCGACGCGACGGTGGCGTGGTTGGCGGTGCACACGGCGAAGTCGGCGGTGTCGCAGCTGATGCGGGTCGGTTGGCGCACGGTGGGGTCGATCGTGGCCCGGGTATGGGCCGATACCGGTGGCCTTGAGGACCGGTATGACGGGTTGCGTCGTATCGGGATCGACGAGGTCAGCTACAAGAAGGGGCACCGGTATCTGACCGTGGTCGTGGACCATGACAGCGGCCGGTTGGTGTGGGCGGCGCCGGGTAGAAGCGCCACCACGTTACAGGCGTTCTTCGACCTGCTCGGTCCCGAGCGGGCCGCGAAGATCACGCACGTGTCGGCCGACGGCGCGGACTGGATCACGACGGTCGTGCGGCGCAGGTGCCCGAACGCGGTCCGCTGCGCCGACCCGTTCCACGTGGTGGCCTGGGCCACCGACGCCGTTGACCGGGTTCGCCGTCAGGCATGGAACGAGACCACCGGGCGAGGAGCCGGCCGCCGCGGTGTCGCCACCGGCGAGGCCCGAGAGCTGAAGAACACCCGCTGGGCGTTGTGGAAGAACCCCGACAACCTCACCGACGCCCAGCAGGCCAAACTCGCCTGGATCGCCAAGACCCATCCCCGCCTGCACCGGGCCTGGGCGTTGAAAGAGGGCCTACGGCTGGTGTTCACCCTGGCCAGGACCAGCCCGACCACGGCGGTCGAAGCCCTCGACCGGTGGATCGGATGGGCCCGACGCAGCCGCATCGACGTCTTCGTCGACCTGCAACGACGCGTCACGCGACACCGCGACCAGATCATCGCCGCCATCGAACACGGCCTGTCCAACGGCCGGATCGAGTCGGTCAACACCAAGATCCGCCTGATCACCCGGATGGCCTTCGGCTTCCACTCAGCCGAAGCCCTCATCGCCCTGGCCATGCTCAGCCTCGGCGGCCACCGACCCGAACTACCCCGACCATGA
- the def gene encoding peptide deformylase — MTMRPIRIIGDPVLRTSCAPVTSFDAELRTLVSDLMDTLLGAPGRAGVAAPQIGVDAQVFVYDADGHRGHLINPTLELSDELQDDDEGCLSIPGLYFPTPRALHATAHGVDQHGEPLTISGTGFLARALQHETDHLAGRLYVDTLRGETRRRALREIRAGRFDSPSRSS; from the coding sequence ATGACCATGCGCCCCATCCGGATCATCGGCGACCCGGTGCTGCGCACCTCGTGCGCGCCGGTGACCAGCTTCGACGCCGAGCTTCGTACGCTGGTCAGCGACCTGATGGACACCCTGCTCGGCGCGCCCGGCCGGGCCGGTGTCGCCGCCCCGCAGATCGGGGTCGACGCCCAGGTGTTCGTCTACGACGCCGACGGGCACCGCGGCCACCTCATCAACCCGACCCTGGAACTCTCCGACGAACTGCAGGACGACGACGAGGGTTGCCTGTCCATCCCCGGCCTGTACTTCCCGACGCCCCGGGCCCTGCACGCCACCGCCCACGGCGTCGACCAGCACGGCGAGCCGCTGACCATCTCCGGCACCGGCTTCCTGGCGCGGGCGTTGCAACACGAGACCGACCACCTGGCCGGCCGGCTCTACGTGGACACCCTGCGCGGCGAGACCCGCCGCCGCGCGCTGCGGGAGATCCGCGCCGGCCGTTTCGACTCGCCGAGCCGGTCCAGCTGA
- a CDS encoding GNAT family N-acetyltransferase gives MPVRAEHDRDALARLLRRDPVLHAYQLGDLDDFFWPYTSWFRRGDQVALLYHGADPPTLLAFAAPPDVADLAALLVDLAPLLPARLYAHLSPGLDAALAPWFRLDGGHAHRKMALTDPARLAGVAPVGVPLGAADLPQLHTLYAEAYPGNWFDPRMLDTGQYVGVRAGDALVAVAGVHVWSPAYRVAALGNVTTHPAARGRGLAAGVVAALCGRLRDSVDHVTLNVRADNTAAVRLYERLGFTPVADYGEYALTAR, from the coding sequence GTGCCGGTACGCGCCGAGCACGACCGGGACGCGCTGGCCCGGCTGCTGCGCCGGGACCCGGTGCTGCACGCCTACCAGCTCGGCGACCTGGACGACTTCTTCTGGCCGTACACCTCGTGGTTCCGCCGCGGCGACCAGGTGGCCCTGCTCTACCACGGCGCGGACCCGCCCACGCTGCTGGCGTTCGCGGCGCCGCCGGATGTGGCCGACCTGGCGGCGCTGCTGGTCGACCTCGCGCCGCTGCTGCCCGCCCGCCTGTACGCGCACCTGTCCCCCGGCCTGGACGCGGCGCTGGCCCCGTGGTTCCGCCTCGACGGCGGCCACGCGCACCGCAAGATGGCGTTGACCGACCCGGCGCGGCTGGCCGGCGTCGCGCCGGTCGGGGTGCCGCTGGGCGCGGCGGACCTGCCGCAGCTGCACACCCTCTACGCCGAGGCGTACCCGGGCAACTGGTTCGACCCGCGGATGCTGGACACCGGCCAGTACGTCGGCGTCCGTGCCGGTGACGCGCTCGTCGCGGTGGCCGGGGTGCACGTGTGGTCGCCGGCGTACCGGGTCGCGGCGCTGGGCAACGTCACCACCCATCCGGCGGCGCGGGGTCGCGGGCTGGCCGCCGGGGTGGTCGCGGCGCTGTGCGGGCGGCTGCGGGACAGCGTCGACCACGTCACGCTGAACGTCCGGGCGGACAACACCGCCGCCGTGCGGCTCTACGAGCGCCTCGGCTTCACCCCGGTCGCCGACTACGGCGAGTACGCCCTGACCGCCCGGTAG
- a CDS encoding TSUP family transporter, translating into MDLDPVSLTTLLTAAAMAGWVDAVVGGGGLLLLPALLVAAPGMPVASALGTNKLAAIAGTATAAATYARRTKVDWAVAGPAAGVAVVSAGVGAALAGAVPAAAYRPVVLVVLVSVALFVLLRPRLGVVSLPERRTPARVAVAVAVAGIGIALYDGLIGPGTGTFLVLAFTALLGADFVHGSAMAKVVNAGTNLGALVVFGVTGHVWWLLGAGMAVCNIAGAVLGARMALRRGAGFVRIVLLVVVLALVAKLGHDQWLAG; encoded by the coding sequence GTGGACCTGGACCCCGTATCGCTGACCACCCTGCTCACCGCGGCCGCGATGGCCGGCTGGGTCGACGCGGTGGTCGGTGGCGGCGGGCTGCTGCTCCTGCCGGCGTTGCTCGTCGCCGCGCCCGGGATGCCGGTGGCCAGCGCGCTGGGCACCAACAAGCTCGCCGCGATCGCGGGCACCGCGACGGCGGCCGCGACCTATGCCCGCCGTACCAAGGTCGACTGGGCGGTGGCCGGGCCGGCCGCCGGGGTGGCGGTGGTCAGTGCCGGGGTGGGCGCCGCGTTGGCCGGCGCGGTGCCGGCCGCCGCGTACCGGCCGGTGGTGCTCGTCGTGCTGGTGTCCGTGGCGCTGTTCGTGCTGCTGCGTCCCCGGCTGGGCGTGGTGTCGCTGCCGGAGCGGCGGACCCCCGCGCGGGTCGCCGTCGCGGTCGCGGTCGCCGGGATCGGCATCGCCCTGTACGACGGGTTGATCGGCCCGGGCACCGGCACGTTCCTGGTGCTGGCGTTCACCGCGCTGCTCGGCGCGGACTTCGTGCACGGCTCGGCGATGGCGAAGGTGGTCAACGCCGGCACCAACCTCGGTGCGCTGGTGGTGTTCGGGGTGACCGGGCACGTGTGGTGGCTGCTCGGCGCGGGGATGGCGGTGTGCAACATCGCCGGGGCGGTGCTCGGGGCGCGGATGGCGCTGCGCCGCGGCGCCGGGTTCGTGCGGATCGTGCTGCTCGTGGTGGTGCTGGCGCTGGTCGCCAAGCTCGGCCACGACCAGTGGCTGGCGGGCTGA
- the pip gene encoding prolyl aminopeptidase — protein MYPLVEPYAHGLLDVGDDHHLYWEACGNPDGKPAVVLHGGPGSGCSPGWRRYFDPARYRVVLFDQRGCGRSRPHAADPAVDLATNTTPHLVRDIERLRTHLGVDRWLVLGASWGSTLGLAYAQRHPDRVSELVLFSVVTTTRREVEWLTRAMGRIFPAEWARFRDGVPPASREGDLADTYARLLHDPDPAVRERAARDWCDWEDTHVATVPGHRPDPRFADPEFRMVFARLVTHYWRHAGFLPDGELLRGAGRLAGIPGVLLHGRLDISGPPDIPWQLAQAWPDARLEVLESAGHGGGHGMADRVLAALDGFAERR, from the coding sequence ATGTACCCTCTCGTCGAGCCGTACGCGCACGGCCTGCTCGACGTCGGCGACGATCACCACCTGTACTGGGAGGCCTGCGGCAACCCCGACGGGAAACCGGCGGTGGTGCTGCACGGCGGGCCCGGCTCGGGCTGCTCCCCCGGCTGGCGGCGCTACTTCGACCCGGCCCGCTACCGGGTGGTCCTGTTCGACCAGCGTGGCTGCGGACGCAGCCGCCCGCACGCCGCCGATCCCGCCGTCGACCTGGCCACCAACACCACACCGCACCTGGTCCGCGACATCGAGCGGCTCCGCACCCACCTCGGGGTGGACCGTTGGCTCGTCCTCGGCGCGTCCTGGGGGTCCACGCTCGGCCTGGCCTACGCGCAGCGCCACCCCGACCGGGTCAGCGAGCTGGTGCTGTTCAGCGTGGTCACCACCACCCGCCGGGAGGTCGAGTGGTTGACCCGGGCGATGGGGCGGATCTTCCCGGCCGAGTGGGCGCGGTTCCGCGACGGGGTGCCGCCCGCGTCGCGCGAGGGCGACCTGGCCGACACGTACGCCCGGCTGCTGCACGACCCGGACCCGGCGGTGCGGGAGCGGGCAGCCCGGGACTGGTGCGACTGGGAGGACACCCACGTGGCCACCGTCCCCGGGCACCGGCCCGACCCGCGGTTCGCCGACCCGGAGTTCCGGATGGTGTTCGCCCGGCTGGTCACCCACTACTGGCGGCACGCCGGTTTCCTGCCCGACGGGGAGCTGCTGCGCGGGGCCGGCCGGCTGGCCGGGATCCCCGGCGTGCTGCTGCACGGCCGGCTTGACATCAGCGGCCCACCGGACATCCCGTGGCAGCTGGCACAGGCCTGGCCGGACGCCCGACTGGAGGTGCTGGAGTCCGCCGGCCACGGCGGCGGCCACGGCATGGCCGACCGGGTGCTGGCCGCGCTGGACGGTTTCGCCGAGCGCCGCTGA
- a CDS encoding ATP-binding cassette domain-containing protein, protein MRSGTSTIEAEGLRKQYGDTHALAGLDLTVAAGTVCGLLGPNGAGKTTAVRILTTLLRPDGGRARVAGHDVVAHPDRVRAAIGLVGQHAAVDEVLTGRQNLVLFGRLHHLSRRAARARADELLDRFGLADAGARPVSGYSGGMRRRLDLAASLILAPPVLFLDEPTTGLDPRGRNEVWDAVRALVADGATVLLTTQYLDEADQLADTVAVVDAGRVVAAGSPEELKDDLGGDRLDVLLRRADDLARAASVITAATGAACAVDVAALRVSAPVGDRVTALAGALRALEEARLGVADVAVRRPTLDEVFLRLTGPREQVAA, encoded by the coding sequence ATGCGAAGCGGAACATCGACGATCGAGGCCGAGGGGCTGCGCAAGCAGTACGGCGACACGCACGCCCTGGCCGGGCTGGACCTCACCGTGGCGGCGGGCACGGTGTGCGGGCTGCTCGGCCCGAACGGCGCGGGCAAGACCACCGCGGTGCGGATCCTCACCACCCTGCTGCGTCCCGACGGCGGGCGGGCCCGGGTCGCCGGGCACGACGTGGTGGCCCACCCCGACCGGGTACGCGCCGCGATCGGCCTGGTCGGGCAGCACGCCGCGGTCGACGAGGTGCTGACCGGCCGGCAGAACCTGGTGCTCTTCGGCCGGCTGCACCACCTGTCCCGGCGTGCCGCCCGGGCCCGCGCCGACGAGCTGCTCGACCGGTTCGGCCTCGCCGACGCCGGCGCCCGGCCGGTGTCCGGCTACTCCGGCGGGATGCGCCGCCGACTCGACCTGGCCGCCAGCTTGATCCTGGCCCCGCCGGTGCTCTTCCTCGACGAGCCGACCACCGGGCTCGACCCACGTGGGCGCAACGAGGTGTGGGACGCCGTCCGCGCGCTCGTCGCCGACGGCGCCACCGTGCTGCTCACCACCCAGTACCTCGACGAGGCCGACCAGCTCGCCGACACCGTCGCGGTGGTCGACGCCGGCCGGGTCGTCGCCGCCGGCTCGCCCGAAGAGCTCAAGGACGACCTCGGCGGCGACCGCCTCGACGTGCTGCTGCGCCGCGCCGACGACCTGGCGCGGGCCGCCTCGGTGATCACCGCGGCCACCGGCGCCGCCTGCGCCGTCGACGTGGCCGCGCTGCGCGTCAGCGCACCGGTCGGTGACCGGGTCACCGCCCTGGCCGGGGCGCTGCGCGCGCTGGAGGAGGCTCGGCTGGGCGTCGCCGACGTGGCGGTCCGCCGACCCACCCTCGACGAGGTGTTCCTGCGCCTGACCGGCCCGCGCGAGCAGGTGGCGGCATGA
- a CDS encoding M14 family zinc carboxypeptidase — MRRPRTVLIALSTLLALTLTTVATPANAEQAAEPNQVSDLTVRQADGYATLAWQPVDGATDYQIERTPVDAAGTATGTPTIVGVWRPNRQINQQSPTFADAGFNPGDRFGWRVRARLGTTEQPWSAPIVGTTNAPWGNPDTPGERLRTQWETTHAAQYTSDTDEYAYTAAVDQLSDRVRVVEIGRTVLNRPINMFVIGYPTPPATPAAVAATSPLAVNCNVHGNEPGDREACLIMARQLAFSTDPRTIDLLSHTTVLIVPTINGDGRAANTRGNSTGQDLNRDYSLIRQPETAAYVKMIREYRPVAGYDGHEFGNSRAGDLPMLPPRHQNVAQPIFDQSQDMIEGHMYAKGAEAGWWPCPYGCEGGGNVGLSEETILRNTLGLKNVVNSLLELRSSGGQTRPDEGNAANNRRRKTFSALWTFQQFLDYHRADLADITKARAEAITWQAANTGRLVFRGSRPIPAHPAPHPADSPPPIDAPPANLILDNAPCAYKLTEEQYHGARTDGPGGVGTTVADRIAAHGWKVVKTGDGYYVPLNQPERGLIPLLLDGQGVENLTDGERVYPTLTGRRTGPLTVTGFTCAADATITGPVTVRPGAALVTTGTTITGPVNASGAAGVLLADTRVTGPVRLTGTTGAISLIDVTVTGPVDLSANRTGTDTPLLVGNSVTGPLACTGNTPAPANLNIRNTVTGPRAGQCATL, encoded by the coding sequence GTGAGACGCCCACGGACCGTCCTCATCGCACTGTCCACACTGCTCGCACTCACCCTCACCACCGTCGCCACCCCGGCCAACGCCGAGCAGGCCGCCGAACCGAACCAGGTCAGCGACCTCACCGTCCGCCAGGCCGACGGCTACGCCACCCTCGCCTGGCAGCCCGTCGACGGCGCCACCGACTACCAGATCGAACGCACCCCCGTCGACGCCGCCGGCACCGCCACCGGCACCCCCACCATCGTCGGCGTGTGGCGCCCCAACCGGCAGATCAACCAGCAGTCACCCACCTTCGCCGACGCCGGCTTCAACCCCGGCGACCGGTTCGGCTGGCGGGTCCGCGCCCGCCTCGGCACCACCGAACAGCCCTGGTCCGCCCCGATCGTCGGCACCACGAACGCCCCCTGGGGCAACCCCGACACCCCCGGCGAGCGGCTGCGCACCCAGTGGGAGACCACCCACGCCGCCCAGTACACCAGCGACACCGACGAGTACGCCTACACGGCCGCCGTCGATCAACTCAGCGACCGCGTCCGCGTCGTCGAGATCGGCCGGACGGTGCTGAACCGGCCGATCAACATGTTCGTCATCGGCTACCCGACCCCACCGGCCACCCCGGCCGCCGTCGCCGCCACCTCACCGCTGGCCGTCAACTGCAACGTGCACGGCAACGAGCCCGGCGACCGCGAAGCCTGCCTCATCATGGCCCGGCAACTCGCCTTCAGCACCGACCCCCGCACCATCGACCTGCTCAGCCACACCACCGTCCTGATCGTCCCCACGATCAACGGCGACGGCCGGGCGGCCAACACCCGCGGCAACTCCACCGGCCAGGACCTCAACCGCGACTACTCGCTCATCCGCCAACCCGAGACCGCCGCGTACGTCAAGATGATCCGCGAGTACCGGCCCGTCGCCGGCTACGACGGCCACGAGTTCGGCAACTCCCGCGCCGGCGACCTGCCCATGCTGCCGCCCCGACACCAGAACGTCGCCCAGCCCATCTTCGACCAGTCCCAGGACATGATCGAAGGCCACATGTACGCCAAGGGCGCCGAAGCCGGCTGGTGGCCCTGCCCCTACGGCTGCGAGGGCGGCGGCAACGTCGGCCTCAGCGAGGAGACCATCCTCCGCAACACCCTCGGCCTGAAGAACGTCGTCAACTCCCTGCTCGAACTGCGCAGCTCCGGCGGCCAGACCCGCCCCGACGAGGGCAACGCGGCCAACAACCGCCGCCGCAAGACCTTCTCCGCCCTCTGGACCTTCCAGCAGTTCCTCGACTACCACCGGGCCGACCTGGCCGACATCACCAAGGCCCGCGCCGAGGCGATCACCTGGCAGGCCGCCAACACCGGCCGCCTCGTCTTCCGCGGCTCCCGACCCATCCCCGCCCACCCGGCACCGCACCCCGCCGACAGCCCGCCGCCGATCGACGCACCGCCGGCCAACCTCATCCTCGACAACGCGCCCTGCGCCTACAAACTCACCGAGGAGCAGTACCACGGCGCCCGCACCGACGGACCCGGCGGCGTCGGCACCACCGTCGCCGACCGCATCGCCGCACACGGCTGGAAGGTCGTCAAGACCGGCGACGGCTACTACGTCCCCCTCAACCAGCCCGAACGCGGCCTGATCCCGCTGCTGCTCGACGGGCAGGGCGTGGAGAACCTCACCGACGGCGAACGCGTCTACCCGACCCTCACCGGCCGGCGCACCGGCCCGCTCACCGTCACCGGGTTCACCTGCGCGGCCGACGCCACCATCACCGGCCCCGTCACCGTCCGCCCCGGCGCCGCGCTCGTCACCACCGGCACCACCATCACCGGCCCGGTCAACGCCAGCGGCGCCGCCGGCGTCCTGCTCGCCGACACCCGCGTCACCGGCCCGGTGCGCCTCACCGGCACCACCGGCGCGATCTCCCTGATCGACGTCACCGTCACCGGCCCGGTCGACCTGTCCGCCAACCGCACCGGCACCGACACGCCGCTGCTCGTCGGCAACAGCGTCACCGGCCCGCTCGCCTGCACCGGCAACACCCCCGCACCGGCCAACCTCAACATCCGCAACACCGTGACCGGCCCCCGCGCCGGCCAGTGCGCAACCCTGTGA
- a CDS encoding endonuclease/exonuclease/phosphatase family protein, translated as MRLATFNLLHGRSLADGLVDPDRLAAAVSALDADVLALQEVDRDQSRSGKLDLTAIAARALDAPHHRFAAAVVGTPGEGFRPLTHDDDGHGEPCYGVGLISRHPVRTWQVTRLKGAPVRSPVFVPGPRGGLVLLHDEPRVVLAAVLDTPHGPLTAAATHLSFVPGWNVRQLRQVVRALRALPAPRVLLGDLNLPAGVARVVSGWRPLGRRHTYPAGEPRVQLDHILADRHAVAQLPPVTAVATPLSTISDHRPLLVDLG; from the coding sequence GTGCGCCTGGCCACCTTCAACCTGCTGCACGGCCGATCGCTCGCCGACGGGCTCGTCGACCCGGACCGGCTCGCCGCGGCCGTCTCCGCGCTCGACGCCGACGTGCTCGCCCTCCAGGAGGTCGACCGGGACCAGAGCCGCAGCGGCAAGCTCGACCTCACCGCCATCGCCGCCCGCGCCCTCGACGCCCCGCACCACCGCTTCGCCGCCGCCGTCGTCGGCACACCCGGCGAAGGATTCCGCCCCCTCACCCACGACGACGACGGCCACGGCGAACCCTGCTACGGCGTCGGCCTGATCAGCCGCCACCCCGTACGCACCTGGCAGGTCACCCGCCTCAAGGGCGCGCCGGTCCGCTCACCGGTCTTCGTGCCCGGCCCGCGCGGCGGCCTGGTCCTGCTGCACGACGAACCGCGGGTCGTGCTCGCCGCCGTCCTGGACACCCCGCACGGGCCGCTCACCGCCGCCGCCACCCACCTGTCCTTCGTCCCGGGGTGGAACGTCCGCCAGCTCCGCCAGGTCGTCCGCGCGCTGCGCGCGCTGCCCGCGCCCCGCGTCCTGCTCGGCGACCTCAACCTGCCCGCCGGCGTGGCCCGCGTGGTCTCCGGCTGGCGACCGCTGGGCCGCCGCCACACCTACCCGGCCGGCGAGCCCCGGGTGCAACTCGACCACATCCTCGCCGACCGGCACGCCGTGGCGCAGCTGCCCCCGGTCACCGCCGTCGCCACACCGCTGTCCACCATCTCGGACCACCGCCCACTCCTGGTCGACCTCGGCTGA
- a CDS encoding MarR family transcriptional regulator, with protein sequence MTDDVPEREAVGTLLRHVLEVLDGDVAAVYAERGITDYRPRFSPPLRVLVADGPLAIRDLARRVGVTHSAASQTVSQMVRAGLVELVPGADARQRIVHLTDRARALLPLVEAEWAATASALRGLDAELPVPLADLLHRVLDATRRRSLRHRIADAGLPPPPA encoded by the coding sequence GTGACCGACGACGTACCCGAGCGGGAGGCCGTGGGCACGCTGCTGCGACACGTGCTCGAGGTGCTCGACGGCGACGTGGCCGCCGTCTACGCCGAGCGGGGGATCACCGACTACCGGCCCCGTTTCTCCCCGCCGCTGCGGGTGCTGGTGGCCGACGGGCCCCTCGCCATCCGAGATCTGGCCCGCCGGGTCGGGGTGACCCACTCCGCGGCCAGCCAGACCGTGTCCCAGATGGTCCGGGCCGGGCTGGTCGAGCTGGTCCCCGGCGCGGACGCCCGCCAGCGCATCGTGCACCTCACCGACCGGGCCCGCGCGCTGCTGCCCCTGGTCGAGGCGGAGTGGGCGGCCACCGCGAGCGCCCTGCGCGGCCTGGACGCCGAACTGCCCGTGCCCCTGGCCGACCTGCTGCACAGGGTCCTCGACGCGACCCGGCGCCGGTCGCTGCGCCACCGCATCGCCGACGCCGGCCTGCCCCCGCCGCCGGCGTGA
- a CDS encoding TetR/AcrR family transcriptional regulator — protein sequence MTTEYSGTGDPARSLALLWRTREPASRRGRTDLTVDRIVRAAIEVADTEGLAALSMRRVAERLGVGTMSLYTHVPGKGELLDLMLDTVYGETVTSAPPTDGWRARLEHIARESWALYLRHPWLLQVATTRPPLGPNLIARYERELRAVDGIGLTDLEMDAVVTLVGGFVHGAVRGAVEAAQAAERTGMTEEQWWQAHAPYLEKAMDPRRFPLAARVGAAAGEEYQAAGDPARAFEFGLARILDGIEVLTRDRPGADTPPTGG from the coding sequence GTGACCACCGAGTACAGCGGCACCGGCGATCCCGCCCGCAGCCTCGCCCTGCTCTGGCGCACGCGGGAACCGGCCAGCCGCCGGGGCCGCACCGACCTCACCGTGGACCGGATCGTCCGGGCCGCCATCGAGGTCGCCGACACCGAGGGGCTCGCCGCGCTGTCCATGCGCCGGGTCGCCGAACGCCTCGGCGTGGGCACCATGTCGCTCTACACGCACGTCCCCGGCAAGGGTGAACTGCTCGACCTGATGCTCGACACCGTCTACGGCGAGACCGTCACCTCGGCGCCACCGACCGACGGCTGGCGCGCCCGCCTGGAACACATCGCCCGGGAGAGCTGGGCGCTCTACCTGCGCCACCCGTGGCTGCTGCAGGTGGCCACCACCCGCCCGCCGCTGGGCCCCAACCTGATCGCCCGCTACGAACGCGAACTGCGCGCCGTCGACGGCATCGGCCTCACCGACCTCGAGATGGACGCCGTGGTCACCCTCGTCGGCGGGTTCGTCCACGGCGCCGTACGCGGCGCGGTGGAGGCGGCGCAGGCCGCCGAGCGCACCGGGATGACCGAGGAGCAGTGGTGGCAGGCCCACGCCCCGTACCTGGAGAAGGCGATGGACCCGCGCCGCTTCCCGCTCGCCGCCCGGGTCGGCGCCGCAGCCGGCGAGGAGTACCAGGCCGCCGGCGACCCGGCCCGCGCGTTCGAGTTCGGCCTGGCCCGCATCCTCGACGGCATCGAGGTGCTGACACGCGACCGCCCGGGCGCGGACACACCCCCGACCGGCGGATAA
- a CDS encoding ABC transporter permease, with amino-acid sequence MSSLALAPRRVRWAVADTLVLTGRAVTHWTRQPAELIVGLLFPVLLVLMFGYLFGGAIAVPGGGDYREFLLPGMFVMTMAFGLEASYTAVATDTARGVTDRFRSLPMARSAVVTGRAAADLLHSAAGLAVMLACGRLVGWQWRNGLAAAAAAVGLLLLLRFALIWAGIHLALLLRRPESVMVLQILVWPVGFTSNAFVAPETMPGWLAPVAEWNPLSATVAACRELFGNPGWGGESFAAQHALALAVGWPALLIAVFLPLSVRRYRQLSR; translated from the coding sequence ATGAGCAGTCTCGCCCTCGCCCCGCGCCGGGTGCGCTGGGCCGTGGCCGACACCCTCGTCCTGACCGGCCGGGCGGTGACGCACTGGACCCGCCAGCCCGCGGAACTCATCGTCGGGCTGCTGTTCCCGGTGCTGCTGGTGCTGATGTTCGGCTACCTGTTCGGCGGCGCGATCGCCGTGCCCGGCGGCGGCGACTACCGGGAGTTCCTGCTGCCGGGCATGTTCGTCATGACGATGGCCTTCGGCCTCGAGGCCAGCTACACCGCGGTGGCCACCGACACCGCCCGCGGGGTCACCGACCGGTTCCGGTCGCTGCCGATGGCCCGCTCCGCGGTGGTCACCGGGCGCGCCGCCGCCGACCTGCTGCACTCCGCCGCCGGCCTGGCCGTCATGCTGGCCTGCGGGCGGCTGGTCGGCTGGCAGTGGCGCAACGGGTTGGCGGCCGCCGCGGCGGCGGTCGGGCTGCTCCTGCTGCTGCGGTTCGCGTTGATCTGGGCCGGCATCCACCTGGCGCTGCTGCTGCGCCGCCCGGAGTCGGTCATGGTGTTGCAGATCCTGGTCTGGCCGGTCGGCTTCACCTCCAACGCGTTCGTCGCACCCGAGACGATGCCCGGCTGGCTCGCCCCGGTCGCCGAGTGGAACCCGCTGTCGGCCACCGTCGCCGCGTGCCGGGAGCTGTTCGGCAATCCCGGGTGGGGCGGCGAGTCGTTCGCCGCGCAGCACGCCCTTGCCCTCGCGGTGGGCTGGCCGGCGCTGCTCATCGCCGTCTTCCTGCCCCTGTCGGTCCGCCGCTACCGGCAGCTCAGCCGCTGA